A part of Manduca sexta isolate Smith_Timp_Sample1 chromosome 10, JHU_Msex_v1.0, whole genome shotgun sequence genomic DNA contains:
- the LOC115444395 gene encoding uncharacterized protein LOC115444395 — translation MGKKNKDKTTGAVDIVSDTRTHKKRKHVNTDVSNVVINEPAPGKRYKTNKNNVVANDTKQDSDESKQTNKIDKHLNADNTDVNLVSDSKKAKRKKKDKTVAAANLSMPKNKKIIFDDDGHGVVNSLKPKDENAKKKKQFLSGEEAAVKEEEIDKFCDELDEEDNAQFDNWVKLIEERLHPTKKNKTS, via the coding sequence ATGGGCAAGAAAAATAAGGATAAAACCACCGGTGCTGTAGATATCGTAAGTGACACACGAACACATAAGAAGAGAAAACATGTAAATACTGATGTTTCTAATGTTGTTATAAATGAACCAGCACCTGGAAAgagatataaaacaaataaaaataatgttgttgCGAATGATACAAAGCAAGATTCAGACGAAAGTAAACAGACAAATAAAATCGATAAACATTTGAATGCGGATAACACTGACGTCAATCTTGTAAGTGATTCAAAAAAAgctaaaagaaagaaaaaggatAAAACTGTGGCTGCCGCTAATTTGTCGATgccaaaaaataagaaaattatttttgacgaTGATGGACATGGTGTGGTAAATTCTCTAAAACCCAAAGACGAAAATGCCAAGAAGAAAAAGCAATTCCTGTCAGGAGAAGAAGCTGCTGTAAAGGAAGAAGAGATTGATAAGTTTTGTGACGAGTTGGACGAAGAAGATAATGCACAGTTTGACAATTGGGTTAAGTTAATAGAGGAAAGGTTGCAtccgacaaaaaaaaataaaactagttaa
- the LOC115444394 gene encoding sedoheptulokinase, whose product MTEKRYILGMDIGTTSVKVCVYDPLAKEIVANQNKDTAANIPSDQGIEGNKQDVPKIVSAVHYCVSRLPRDVLRHVTKIGVCGQMHGVVLWRDGAWEKVEKDGMVIRFEGTRENMSALYTWQDSRCKTEFLDSLPKPDSHLKCYSGYGCATLLWMLKHKPEKLKNFKYSATVQDFVVTMLCDLESPIMSDQNAASWGYFNTTDNTWNIDILKSIDFPVELLPKIVKSGDIAGKLNSSWNGIPAGTPVGVALGDLQCSIIATLENTQDAVLNISTSAQLAFVVNSISDFGCNTIEHLPYFNNTYLVVAASLNGGNVLATFVKMLQQWMLEFGFPIPQSKVWEKLIALGLDAKTSSAMSITPHLLGERHVPTAKASVENIDLSNIQLGSVFKSLCDSLIQNLHTMMPKDILRSADIKRIVGNGSGLSRNAVLQRAVEHYYSLPLEFTCGGDAAKGAAIAVI is encoded by the exons aTGACGGAGAAACGATATATCTTGGGTATGGACATTGGCACGACATCGGTGAAAGTTTGTGTATACGATCCGCTCGCTAAAGAAATTGTGGCGAACCAAAACAAAGACACTGCGGCAAACATACCCAGTGATCAAGGGATTGAAGGCAACAAGCAGGATGTGCCGAAAATAGTATCAGCTGTACATTATTGTGTCTCCCGGCTCCCTAGAGATGTCCTACGACACGTCACTAAAATAGGAGTCTGTGGACAGATGCACGGTGTCGTCTTATGGAGAGATGG GGCATGGGAAAAAGTCGAAAAGGATGGAATGGTTATACGTTTTGAGGGAACACGAGAAAACATGTCGGCATTGTATACATGGCAAGACTCAAGATGTAAAACTGAATTTTTAGATTCATTGCCAAAGCCTGATTCTCATTTAAAGTGCTATTCGGGATATGGATGTGCTACTCTACTGTGGATGCTGAAGCACAAACCAGAGAAGCtgaagaattttaaatattcagctACTGTTCAAGACTTCGTAGTAACAATGCTTTGTGATTTGGAGTCACCAATAATGTCGGATCAAAATGCAGCAAGCTGGGGTTACTTTAACACCACAGATAACACATGGAATATTGATATTCTCAAGTCTATTGATTTTCCAGTAGAACTCCTTCCAAAAATTGTCAAAAGTGGGGATATTGCTGGGAAATTAAACTCTTCATGGAATGGTATTCCTGCAGGTACCCCTGTGGGAGTAGCTTTAGGAGATTTACAGTGTTCTATCATAGCAACTCTTGAAAATACGCAAGATGCTGTGCTAAATATTTCCACATCTGCTCAACTTGCTTTTGTAGTGAATTCAATTTCAGATTTTGGCTGTAACACTATTGAACATTTGCCATATTTCAATAACACATACTTAGTTGTGGCAGCTTCCTTAAATGGAGGTAATGTATTGGCaacatttgtaaaaatgttgCAACAATGGATGCTCGAGTTTGGGTTCCCAATCCCACAATCTAAGGTATGGGAGAAATTAATAGCCTTGGGACTGGATGCAAAAACATCATCAGCTATGAGTATAACTCCTCATTTGCTTGGAGAAAGACATGTACCCACCGCTAAAGCATCAGTTGAAAATATTGATCTTTCTAATATACAACTGGGCAGTGTTTTTAAATCACTGTGTGATAGCTTAATACAGAATTTACACACAATGATGCCTAAGGATATATTGCGTAGTGCTGACATAAAGAGGATAGTGGGGAATGGTTCTGGTTTATCCAGAAATGCAGTACTGCAAAGAGCTGTAGAACATTATTATAGTTTGCCTTTAGAATTTACATGTGGAGGAGATGCAGCTAAAGGTGCTGCTATTgctgttatataa